A single Paenibacillus sp. FSL R5-0517 DNA region contains:
- the hprK gene encoding HPr(Ser) kinase/phosphatase → MAKKVKVSELVQQFQLEVVSGSHGLKRVITVDDLNRPGLEMAGYFEYHPQERVQLLGRTELAFFAMLPEQERRDRMQRLCTEETPCIVVTRGLEVPQELIDISEERDLAVLRSNMATTILSSRITGFLEGKLAPTATIHGVLCDVYGVGMLITGSSGIGKSETALELVKRGHRLIADDAVEIRQTSDFQLHGTAPELIRHLLEIRGVGIINVMTLFGAGAVRNNKRITLVVRLEAWQQDKQYDRLGLDEETTRIIDTDVPLVTIPVRPGRNLAVIIEVAGMNYRLKQMGLNAALQFTNKLTATISEDMEDMD, encoded by the coding sequence ATGGCGAAAAAAGTGAAAGTATCCGAATTGGTACAGCAGTTTCAGTTGGAGGTTGTTTCTGGATCTCACGGATTGAAAAGAGTCATTACGGTAGATGATCTGAACCGTCCTGGTCTGGAAATGGCCGGTTATTTTGAATACCATCCTCAAGAACGGGTACAGCTACTTGGAAGAACGGAGTTAGCTTTCTTTGCAATGTTACCCGAGCAAGAGCGGCGTGATCGTATGCAACGTCTTTGTACAGAAGAGACGCCTTGTATCGTTGTAACGCGCGGACTTGAAGTCCCGCAAGAGCTGATTGATATCAGTGAAGAACGGGATCTGGCTGTATTACGCAGTAATATGGCAACAACAATTCTGTCCAGCCGGATTACCGGATTTTTGGAGGGGAAATTAGCACCTACTGCCACGATTCATGGTGTACTGTGTGATGTATACGGGGTTGGTATGTTGATTACAGGTAGTAGCGGTATTGGTAAGAGTGAAACAGCACTTGAACTGGTTAAACGTGGACACCGACTGATTGCCGATGATGCGGTAGAGATCCGCCAAACGTCAGATTTTCAGCTTCACGGTACTGCACCTGAATTGATCCGCCACTTGCTCGAAATTCGAGGTGTCGGTATTATCAACGTCATGACATTATTCGGAGCCGGTGCCGTTCGGAATAACAAACGGATTACCCTGGTTGTACGTCTGGAAGCATGGCAGCAGGATAAACAATACGATCGTCTGGGTCTGGACGAAGAGACTACACGTATCATTGATACCGATGTGCCTCTCGTTACGATTCCTGTTCGTCCGGGACGGAACTTGGCGGTTATTATTGAAGTAGCCGGAATGAACTATCGTCTGAAACAGATGGGTCTTAATGCTGCACTGCAATTCACGAACAAGCTGACAGCAACCATCTCGGAAGATATGGAAGACATGGATTAA
- the lgt gene encoding prolipoprotein diacylglyceryl transferase has protein sequence MDTLLLLNPIAFSIGALKVHWYGLILGTAALIGLLLVIREGKRYNIPQEVFMDMVLLGVPSAIIGARIYYVAFKWEDYKDNFWDVFKIWNGGIAIYGALIGAIICAVIFFRRKGYNFWRMADICAPGLIVGQMIGRWGNFVNQEAYGGPVEESFLRDKLHLPDFIVNQMNVEGVFHHPAFLYESVWSLAGLILLLILRRQKFLRSGELFMSYFIWYSIGRFFIEALRTDSLGFQAPQWVASLVNGLWSPMTVMGFEQGYLDPAYGNVRISQLLAIGIIIVAVVFIVVRRVTGKADVRYSDPIVSSKVTSDDMEHTGTVVGKESKVTPPAKDDPKQVDDKKE, from the coding sequence ATGGATACATTATTACTGTTGAACCCGATTGCGTTCTCTATTGGAGCGTTAAAGGTTCACTGGTACGGGCTTATTCTTGGTACCGCGGCACTTATAGGACTGCTGCTCGTGATCCGGGAGGGCAAACGCTACAATATCCCACAGGAAGTGTTCATGGACATGGTTCTGCTGGGTGTGCCTTCTGCCATCATTGGTGCCCGCATCTACTATGTCGCATTTAAGTGGGAAGATTACAAGGATAATTTCTGGGATGTCTTTAAAATATGGAATGGCGGTATCGCCATCTATGGTGCCCTTATTGGTGCAATCATCTGTGCAGTTATTTTCTTCCGTCGTAAAGGCTATAACTTCTGGCGTATGGCCGATATCTGTGCGCCTGGACTGATTGTTGGACAGATGATCGGACGTTGGGGGAACTTTGTGAATCAGGAAGCCTATGGCGGTCCTGTGGAAGAATCATTTTTGAGAGACAAGCTTCATCTGCCGGACTTTATTGTGAATCAAATGAACGTAGAAGGTGTATTCCATCATCCTGCGTTTTTGTATGAATCAGTATGGAGTCTTGCTGGTCTAATCTTGCTGCTGATTCTGCGTCGTCAGAAATTCCTGCGTTCAGGTGAACTGTTCATGTCCTATTTCATCTGGTACTCTATCGGTCGTTTCTTCATTGAAGCTTTGCGTACGGACAGTCTGGGCTTCCAGGCTCCGCAATGGGTCGCTTCATTAGTGAACGGGCTGTGGTCTCCAATGACTGTGATGGGCTTCGAACAAGGATATCTTGATCCTGCTTATGGCAACGTAAGAATCTCGCAACTGCTCGCTATTGGTATCATTATTGTTGCTGTTGTATTCATAGTGGTGAGAAGAGTGACAGGTAAAGCCGATGTTCGTTACAGTGATCCGATTGTATCGTCCAAAGTTACCTCTGATGATATGGAACATACAGGAACAGTTGTTGGCAAAGAGAGCAAGGTAACACCTCCAGCCAAAGATGACCCGAAGCAAGTTGATGATAAAAAGGAGTAA
- the ppaX gene encoding pyrophosphatase PpaX: MIDTVLFDLDGTIIDTNELIISSFQHVMGGWEHSAPWTREQIIPHMGGTLEQQMRTFSGQEEVSEYVKGYRAYNDIHHEAMVRPFPHVIEVVEALHQAGIVMGVVTTKIRPSTLKVLERFDLLKYMKTIVTVTDVTNPKPHAEPVLKAMTELGADPAKTLMVGDSPVDIQSAQNAGALSAGVAWSLKGETILNGYGPDHMLHDMRDLLELIRIETGRS; encoded by the coding sequence ATGATTGACACGGTATTGTTCGATCTGGACGGAACCATTATTGATACCAATGAGCTGATTATCAGCTCATTCCAGCATGTCATGGGGGGATGGGAGCATTCAGCTCCATGGACACGAGAACAGATCATTCCGCATATGGGTGGCACACTGGAGCAGCAAATGCGTACCTTTTCTGGACAAGAGGAAGTCTCTGAGTACGTGAAAGGTTATCGTGCCTATAATGATATCCATCATGAAGCGATGGTTAGACCTTTTCCACATGTCATTGAGGTAGTAGAGGCGTTGCATCAGGCTGGCATTGTGATGGGTGTGGTCACAACTAAAATTCGTCCATCTACATTAAAGGTGCTGGAACGTTTTGACCTACTGAAATATATGAAGACGATTGTGACCGTGACTGATGTGACGAATCCGAAGCCACATGCTGAGCCTGTGTTGAAAGCAATGACGGAACTGGGTGCAGATCCTGCTAAAACGTTGATGGTTGGTGATAGTCCGGTGGATATCCAATCGGCTCAAAATGCGGGTGCACTCTCGGCGGGGGTTGCATGGTCTCTTAAAGGAGAAACAATCCTGAACGGATATGGCCCCGATCACATGTTGCACGACATGAGAGACTTGTTAGAACTCATCCGTATTGAAACGGGTCGTTCATGA
- a CDS encoding DapH/DapD/GlmU-related protein codes for MRKVTRYPVEDQNALWHIYKTVSPWKGVRNFIWIQLSRYCPILSVKNWIYRRMLGMKVGKHTAFGLMVMVDVFFPEKITVGENSVIGYNTTILAHEYLIKEYRLGEVIIGENVLIGANTTILPGVTIGDGAVVAAGAVVHKDVAPGAFVGGNPLRDLSRAAASTEETVFNTDNSSQGSVH; via the coding sequence ATGAGAAAAGTAACCCGCTATCCGGTAGAGGACCAGAATGCACTTTGGCATATCTACAAGACAGTGAGTCCGTGGAAGGGCGTTCGTAATTTTATCTGGATCCAGTTGTCACGTTACTGTCCGATCCTATCGGTGAAGAACTGGATTTATCGCCGAATGCTGGGGATGAAGGTGGGAAAACACACGGCCTTTGGCCTGATGGTGATGGTGGATGTGTTTTTTCCGGAGAAAATAACGGTCGGCGAAAACTCGGTCATCGGTTACAACACAACAATTCTCGCTCATGAGTATCTCATTAAGGAGTACAGGCTCGGTGAGGTGATTATCGGGGAAAATGTACTGATTGGTGCCAATACAACGATTCTGCCTGGGGTAACCATAGGGGATGGAGCGGTTGTAGCTGCTGGAGCTGTCGTACATAAGGATGTTGCACCAGGAGCTTTTGTTGGAGGTAATCCACTACGTGACTTATCCCGTGCGGCAGCTTCTACGGAAGAGACTGTCTTTAACACGGATAATTCTTCTCAGGGTAGTGTGCATTAA
- a CDS encoding ATP phosphoribosyltransferase regulatory subunit: MSKPKGFEKPTGFRDYTPHVVSKLRTIERNVLECMERWGYRQIITPTIEYYDTVGVASSTSDRKLFKLLNSRGTTLVLRSDLTAPIARVVSSMLKDEQLPLRLSYHANVFRSIEEEAGREAEFFQTGVELVGDDSPEADAEVVALAIASLQAAGVSSFKIAMGHMGFLNGLLEEVIPGQTTEQEQLKEGLLGRDYVGYRQSIEALNLEPKLKEQLEAILRLRGGKEVCTHAVELSSSAEAAQSIAHLCAVFEVLEAYGVSEHVLIDLTMIGDFSYYTGMTFEGYAAELGSPVCSGGRYDNLLQQFGRSLPATGFALKTNRIIDGVHGITIEEKKPILIQYSPKRRAEALTEAARLRSLGQNVVTLLLPEDGAGASAVSVGATTVQAEQVITYGSEEGGR, from the coding sequence ATGTCCAAACCAAAAGGATTTGAAAAACCGACCGGATTTCGCGACTATACACCACATGTTGTATCCAAGCTGCGTACGATTGAGCGGAATGTACTAGAATGTATGGAACGCTGGGGTTACCGTCAGATCATCACACCAACGATTGAATATTACGATACGGTAGGTGTAGCCAGCTCTACATCGGATCGCAAATTGTTTAAATTATTGAACAGCCGGGGAACCACCCTGGTGCTCCGATCGGATCTAACGGCTCCGATTGCACGTGTCGTTTCGTCCATGCTCAAAGATGAGCAATTGCCACTGCGTCTGTCCTATCATGCGAACGTATTTCGTTCGATTGAAGAGGAAGCTGGACGGGAGGCGGAGTTCTTCCAGACAGGGGTGGAGCTGGTTGGAGATGACTCACCTGAGGCGGATGCAGAAGTTGTTGCGCTTGCGATTGCCTCTTTGCAGGCAGCGGGCGTGTCTTCTTTTAAAATAGCGATGGGTCATATGGGATTCCTGAACGGATTACTGGAGGAAGTGATTCCAGGCCAGACAACGGAACAGGAGCAATTGAAGGAAGGGCTGCTCGGACGTGATTATGTTGGCTATCGCCAGTCGATCGAAGCATTGAACCTGGAACCCAAGTTGAAAGAACAGCTTGAAGCGATCCTGCGTCTGCGCGGTGGCAAGGAAGTCTGCACACATGCGGTAGAGCTAAGTTCAAGCGCTGAAGCAGCACAGTCGATTGCGCATCTGTGTGCAGTATTCGAAGTGTTGGAAGCGTACGGCGTATCCGAACATGTACTGATTGATCTGACGATGATCGGGGATTTCTCCTATTATACGGGCATGACGTTTGAAGGATATGCAGCAGAACTGGGATCTCCGGTATGCAGCGGCGGGCGGTATGACAATCTGTTACAACAATTCGGGCGTTCGTTGCCAGCTACAGGGTTTGCACTGAAAACCAACCGGATTATTGATGGCGTTCACGGTATTACCATTGAAGAGAAGAAACCGATACTTATCCAATATAGCCCGAAACGTCGGGCCGAGGCACTGACAGAAGCGGCAAGATTACGCAGTCTGGGACAAAATGTAGTGACACTCCTTCTTCCTGAAGACGGGGCTGGAGCAAGTGCTGTATCTGTTGGAGCAACAACCGTTCAGGCTGAGCAGGTTATTACTTACGGATCTGAAGAAGGAGGACGCTGA
- the hisG gene encoding ATP phosphoribosyltransferase, producing the protein MSDILKVAMPKGRIYKKASKLFREAGLDIPEDVDDTRRLVIEVPEAGMEFIMAKPVDVPTYVEYGVADIGIVGKDVLLEENRDVYELLNLGIAQCRMSVIGLPDWKPGIQQRVATKYPRIASQYFREQGQQVEVIKLNGSIELAPLIGLADRIVDLVETGQTLRENGLVEMTGILDITSRLIANRVSYRMKNARIQALCDALQQVIPASNEISAGSLRG; encoded by the coding sequence ATGTCGGATATTCTGAAGGTGGCCATGCCGAAGGGCCGAATCTATAAAAAAGCCTCCAAATTGTTCCGTGAAGCGGGGCTGGATATTCCAGAAGACGTGGATGATACACGCAGATTGGTTATTGAAGTACCGGAAGCGGGAATGGAATTCATCATGGCGAAGCCAGTAGATGTTCCAACCTACGTGGAGTACGGTGTTGCTGATATCGGAATTGTTGGTAAAGACGTGCTGCTGGAGGAAAATCGGGATGTGTACGAACTATTGAATCTGGGAATCGCCCAGTGCCGTATGTCTGTAATTGGACTTCCCGACTGGAAGCCAGGCATTCAGCAACGTGTTGCAACGAAGTATCCGAGGATCGCTTCACAGTATTTTCGGGAGCAGGGGCAGCAGGTTGAGGTGATCAAGCTGAATGGTTCCATTGAGCTTGCGCCCTTAATTGGTCTGGCAGACCGGATCGTCGATCTGGTGGAGACTGGTCAGACGCTGCGCGAGAACGGATTGGTGGAGATGACAGGTATTCTGGACATCACCAGCCGTCTTATCGCCAACCGGGTAAGTTATCGAATGAAAAACGCACGAATCCAGGCTTTGTGTGATGCACTTCAGCAGGTTATTCCGGCATCGAATGAGATATCGGCGGGAAGCCTTCGGGGATAA
- the hisD gene encoding histidinol dehydrogenase, with amino-acid sequence MKIVPAREFDLKREVEYGTPEQNETVRRIVSDIRREGDAALLRYTEQLDRTKLTAAELRVPQEELQAAYAAVEPSFVTAIRQAAANIRAFHEKQKRNSWMDWQPDGSLLGQVIRPLKRVGVYVPGGKAAYPSSVLMNVIPAQVAGVPEIVLVTPPSTNGGEGINPYILVAAAEAGVSEMYRVGGAQAIAALAYGTESIAPVDKICGPGNIYVALAKREVYGAVDIDSIAGPSEIVVLADDTANPVYVAADLLSQAEHDEMASAILVTNSAALAEAVQGEVQRQLEVLPRRDIAAASVEQYGAIIVVDSIDEGIDVVNRLAPEHLEIMVQEPMTYAGRIENAGAIFLGPYSSEPVGDYFAGPNHIIPTNGTARFSSPVDVDDFIKKSSLIYYSKEALLQNGAAIIELARHEGLEGHARAIAVRLEQEGKAESDNG; translated from the coding sequence ATGAAAATTGTACCTGCACGGGAGTTTGATCTGAAGCGTGAAGTGGAGTATGGCACGCCAGAGCAAAATGAAACGGTACGGCGTATTGTCAGCGACATTCGCCGTGAGGGTGATGCGGCACTGCTGCGTTACACGGAGCAGCTGGACCGCACGAAGCTGACGGCCGCGGAATTGCGCGTGCCGCAGGAAGAGCTGCAGGCGGCTTATGCAGCCGTGGAGCCATCCTTTGTGACGGCGATTCGGCAAGCCGCCGCCAACATTCGTGCGTTTCACGAGAAGCAGAAACGAAACTCGTGGATGGATTGGCAGCCGGACGGCAGCCTGCTGGGCCAGGTCATCCGACCGCTGAAGCGGGTCGGGGTCTATGTACCTGGCGGTAAAGCAGCGTATCCATCGTCTGTGCTGATGAATGTGATTCCGGCACAGGTGGCAGGCGTGCCGGAGATTGTTCTCGTGACGCCGCCGTCTACCAACGGTGGCGAAGGCATTAACCCGTACATTCTCGTGGCTGCTGCGGAAGCAGGCGTAAGCGAGATGTACCGGGTTGGCGGCGCTCAAGCCATCGCCGCCCTCGCTTACGGCACGGAGAGTATTGCCCCGGTCGACAAGATCTGTGGACCGGGCAATATTTACGTGGCGCTCGCGAAGCGCGAGGTGTACGGTGCGGTCGATATCGATAGTATCGCCGGGCCGAGTGAGATTGTGGTACTCGCCGATGATACGGCGAATCCGGTGTATGTCGCCGCCGACCTGTTGTCGCAGGCGGAACATGACGAGATGGCATCGGCCATTCTCGTCACGAATTCGGCCGCGCTGGCGGAAGCCGTGCAGGGCGAAGTGCAGCGGCAACTTGAAGTGCTGCCGCGGCGTGATATCGCTGCTGCTTCGGTAGAGCAGTATGGCGCGATTATTGTGGTCGATTCCATCGATGAGGGAATCGATGTGGTGAACCGGCTCGCACCGGAGCATCTGGAGATCATGGTGCAGGAGCCGATGACTTACGCTGGCCGGATTGAGAATGCCGGTGCGATCTTCCTCGGCCCGTACAGCTCGGAGCCGGTAGGGGATTATTTTGCCGGACCGAATCATATTATTCCGACTAATGGAACGGCGCGATTCAGTTCGCCAGTGGACGTGGACGATTTTATCAAGAAATCCAGTCTGATCTATTATAGTAAAGAAGCGCTGCTGCAGAACGGAGCGGCTATTATAGAGTTGGCCCGCCATGAGGGTCTTGAAGGTCATGCCCGTGCAATCGCTGTACGGTTAGAACAGGAAGGAAAGGCGGAATCGGACAATGGATAA
- the hisB gene encoding imidazoleglycerol-phosphate dehydratase HisB — protein sequence MDKQHNGVELENKGAVRQAEVDRKTNETNIQLAFNVDGTGQSTIETDVPFLNHMLDLFTKHGQFDLNVQARGDIDIDDHHTVEDIGICLGQTLREALGDKRGIKRYASVFVPMDEALAQVIIDVSNRPHFEYRAEYPSQQVGSFSTELVHEFLWKLALEARITLHVIVHYGQNTHHMIEAIFKALGRALDEATLIDPRVTGVPSTKGVL from the coding sequence ATGGATAAGCAACATAACGGTGTGGAACTTGAAAACAAAGGTGCAGTGCGCCAAGCAGAGGTTGACCGCAAAACGAACGAGACCAATATTCAATTGGCCTTTAATGTAGATGGAACAGGACAATCCACGATTGAAACGGATGTACCTTTTCTGAACCATATGCTGGATCTGTTCACGAAGCACGGACAATTCGACCTGAACGTACAGGCCCGTGGAGATATTGATATCGACGATCATCACACGGTTGAAGACATCGGCATCTGTCTGGGACAGACGTTGCGAGAAGCATTGGGTGACAAACGCGGGATTAAGCGCTACGCCAGTGTTTTTGTACCGATGGATGAGGCACTCGCTCAGGTTATTATTGATGTGAGCAACCGACCTCACTTTGAATACCGTGCAGAATATCCTTCCCAACAGGTAGGCAGTTTCTCCACGGAGCTGGTACATGAATTCCTATGGAAATTGGCGCTGGAAGCCCGGATTACGTTGCATGTCATTGTGCACTATGGTCAGAACACCCACCACATGATTGAAGCGATCTTTAAGGCATTGGGACGTGCACTGGATGAAGCAACGTTGATTGATCCACGTGTAACGGGTGTGCCTTCCACGAAGGGAGTGCTGTAG
- the hisH gene encoding imidazole glycerol phosphate synthase subunit HisH: protein MAIAIVDYGMGNLHSVGKAVERLGYEALVTGDREEILGADGVILPGVGAFGDAMVHLRESGLDTVVKEAAAGSKPLLGICLGMQLLFSSSEEHGEHEGLDILPGKVVRFAPGELKVPHMGWNRLEFLHAENPLFTGLEGGHVYFVHSYHALTDNRDDLLAVTDYGHPVTAIVGSGSNFGMQFHPEKSGELGMKLLGNFLALTGAPVQR, encoded by the coding sequence ATGGCGATTGCAATTGTCGATTACGGTATGGGTAACCTGCACAGCGTCGGCAAAGCGGTCGAACGTCTTGGCTACGAGGCGCTGGTCACGGGTGACCGGGAAGAGATTCTTGGCGCAGATGGTGTGATTCTGCCAGGCGTAGGTGCTTTTGGTGATGCGATGGTTCATCTGCGGGAGAGTGGACTGGATACGGTGGTGAAAGAAGCGGCTGCGGGGTCCAAGCCACTTCTCGGGATCTGTCTGGGGATGCAGTTGTTGTTCAGCTCAAGTGAAGAGCATGGCGAGCATGAGGGACTGGATATTTTGCCAGGTAAAGTAGTGCGATTTGCACCAGGAGAACTGAAGGTTCCTCATATGGGATGGAACCGTCTGGAATTCCTCCACGCGGAGAACCCGCTGTTTACGGGACTTGAGGGAGGACACGTCTATTTCGTGCATTCCTATCATGCGCTTACGGACAACAGGGACGATCTGCTGGCGGTAACGGATTACGGACATCCGGTGACAGCCATTGTAGGCAGCGGATCCAACTTCGGTATGCAATTCCACCCGGAGAAAAGCGGAGAGCTTGGCATGAAGCTGCTCGGCAACTTTTTGGCTCTGACAGGAGCGCCTGTACAACGGTAA
- the hisA gene encoding 1-(5-phosphoribosyl)-5-[(5-phosphoribosylamino)methylideneamino]imidazole-4-carboxamide isomerase, whose protein sequence is MSSFILYPAIDIRDGKCVRLVQGDYNQETVYNDDPVQVALSWEKQGGTYVHLVDLDGAKAGHPVNDELIGRIASAVNVPVQVGGGLRTVADVERLLGLGVSRLIIGTAAIEDRAFTEEVLGRYGDKVAIGIDARNGYVATRGWLETSEVQAEVLAKELAAYGAETFIFTDISRDGMMQGPNVEAIVSLAKASGRTVIASGGVSVMDDLLRLSRHADDGVGGAIVGKALYTGSIDLSEAVRAVNK, encoded by the coding sequence ATGTCATCTTTTATCCTATATCCGGCAATTGATATCCGGGACGGCAAATGTGTAAGACTGGTGCAGGGAGATTATAATCAGGAGACCGTGTACAACGATGACCCTGTTCAAGTGGCTCTATCCTGGGAGAAGCAAGGCGGTACATATGTGCATCTGGTGGATCTGGATGGTGCCAAAGCAGGTCATCCTGTTAACGATGAGCTGATCGGTCGCATTGCCTCGGCTGTGAACGTACCTGTTCAGGTGGGGGGCGGACTTCGTACAGTAGCGGATGTAGAGCGATTGCTAGGTCTGGGTGTTAGCCGGCTGATCATTGGAACAGCGGCCATTGAGGATCGTGCTTTTACAGAGGAAGTACTGGGACGTTACGGCGACAAAGTGGCAATTGGCATCGACGCTCGTAATGGTTACGTGGCAACCCGCGGATGGCTTGAAACATCGGAAGTACAGGCAGAGGTACTCGCGAAGGAATTGGCGGCGTATGGGGCAGAAACGTTTATCTTTACGGATATTTCCCGTGATGGTATGATGCAGGGTCCTAATGTGGAAGCGATTGTGTCTCTAGCCAAGGCAAGCGGACGGACCGTTATTGCTTCCGGTGGTGTGAGTGTAATGGATGATCTGCTTCGTCTGAGTCGTCACGCCGATGATGGTGTTGGTGGAGCGATCGTGGGTAAAGCACTGTATACAGGAAGCATCGATCTGTCTGAAGCGGTACGTGCAGTAAATAAGTAA
- the hisF gene encoding imidazole glycerol phosphate synthase subunit HisF, producing the protein MLAKRIIPCLDVKDGRVVKGVNFVNLRDAGDPVELAALYDREGADELVFLDISASVEGRETMEEVVRQTAGEIAIPFTVGGGISKVEDMKRILRAGADKIAVNTAAVLNPQLIADGARRFGSQCIVVAIDAKYNETWGEWEVYTHGGRKPSGIKALEWVKQAESLGAGEILLTSMDADGTKDGFDLKLTAAVSESVRIPVIASGGAGKESHFYDVFTTGKADAGLAATIFHYKEIAVPALKQHLREQGVEIRD; encoded by the coding sequence ATGCTGGCAAAAAGAATCATCCCCTGTCTGGACGTGAAGGACGGCCGGGTCGTCAAAGGCGTCAACTTCGTCAATCTCCGCGATGCGGGTGATCCGGTAGAGCTGGCGGCGCTATATGACCGCGAAGGCGCGGACGAATTGGTATTTCTCGATATCTCCGCTTCGGTAGAAGGTCGCGAAACGATGGAAGAAGTCGTGCGGCAGACGGCTGGCGAGATTGCTATTCCCTTTACGGTAGGTGGAGGCATCTCCAAGGTGGAGGACATGAAGCGGATTCTCCGGGCAGGAGCGGACAAAATTGCAGTGAATACAGCCGCGGTACTTAATCCGCAGTTGATTGCCGATGGTGCACGTCGCTTTGGCTCGCAGTGTATCGTGGTAGCGATCGATGCCAAGTATAACGAAACTTGGGGCGAGTGGGAGGTCTATACACATGGTGGACGTAAACCCTCCGGCATCAAGGCGTTGGAATGGGTTAAACAGGCTGAGAGCTTGGGCGCGGGAGAGATTCTGCTAACCAGTATGGACGCGGACGGAACAAAAGACGGTTTCGATCTGAAGCTGACGGCAGCGGTATCCGAATCTGTGCGTATACCAGTCATCGCATCGGGCGGTGCGGGCAAGGAATCTCATTTCTATGATGTATTCACCACGGGCAAAGCGGATGCAGGTCTGGCCGCAACGATTTTCCATTACAAAGAAATCGCCGTACCGGCGTTAAAACAACATTTGAGAGAACAAGGGGTGGAGATCCGTGACTAA
- the hisIE gene encoding bifunctional phosphoribosyl-AMP cyclohydrolase/phosphoribosyl-ATP diphosphatase HisIE, translated as MSDEIKEQLSLEQVVEHIRWSDGLVPAIVQDVDTRKVLMMAYMNRESLKLSLESGEAWFWSRSRQELWHKGATSGNVQTITSLKYDCDGDTLLVEVKPNGPACHTGAVTCFHNEIIGLPEKSTDKAPDKAGEASASANSDSESRFEVLAELESVIAERERERPEGAYTTYLFDKGVDKILKKIGEEASETIIAAKNKDNDELRLEVSDLMYHLLVLLQERKLPLDDIMSELSRRHERPRRD; from the coding sequence GTGAGCGATGAAATCAAGGAACAGTTGTCCTTGGAACAGGTTGTGGAACACATTCGTTGGAGTGACGGTTTGGTCCCTGCCATCGTGCAGGATGTGGATACTCGGAAAGTCTTAATGATGGCTTATATGAATCGCGAATCTCTGAAGTTGTCGCTTGAATCCGGTGAAGCCTGGTTCTGGTCACGCTCTCGTCAAGAGCTGTGGCATAAAGGGGCGACATCTGGCAACGTGCAGACCATTACTTCCCTGAAATATGATTGTGATGGTGATACCTTGTTGGTTGAGGTCAAACCGAACGGTCCTGCCTGCCATACAGGTGCGGTAACATGTTTCCATAATGAGATCATTGGTTTGCCAGAGAAATCGACAGACAAGGCTCCGGATAAAGCCGGTGAGGCATCTGCTTCTGCGAATTCGGATTCCGAAAGTCGCTTTGAGGTATTGGCTGAACTGGAATCCGTTATTGCAGAGCGTGAACGTGAACGCCCTGAGGGTGCATATACAACCTATTTGTTTGATAAAGGTGTAGATAAAATATTGAAAAAAATCGGTGAAGAAGCGTCCGAGACGATTATCGCCGCCAAAAATAAAGATAATGACGAGCTTCGCCTGGAAGTCAGTGACCTGATGTATCACCTGCTCGTCCTGTTACAAGAGCGCAAGCTGCCACTGGACGACATTATGTCAGAGCTGAGCCGCCGTCATGAACGGCCTCGCCGCGATTAG